The Methanobrevibacter olleyae DNA window GCTCATAAGTTTCCATACTATTAAGTCAATTTTAAACTACAATCCTTTTAGGAGGATTGTATTTTTTTTCTTCAGTTTCCATACTATTAAGTCAATTTTAAACCGTGAATAAAAATTGATTATATTACAAATAACCAATAACGATTGCTCTAATATTAAGATATATTTGTCTACCTATAATAATGTTAATCCTTTATAAAGGTAGACTATAAAATAAAATTTATTGGATTTTTTTCAATCCCTAAAATAGTTTTATCTAAGTACTTCTCTGGAAATTCATAAATCATTATAGAATCTGCTTCTAAATCTATTAAATTATATAACTTATCCATCATTTTATAATATTGTGAGGATGTTACTTCACCCTCAAAAACAGAATTTTGTTGCCAATGCAAATAAGTTTTTAGGAATTTATGAACTTTACTTACTCTTTCAACAGATACATCATAAACAATTAATAAATACACTACCACCACATCCTAAAACTTTCATACTCTTTATCTCCAAGAATATGTTTTATTAATTTATAACCTTCTAATCTTATTAAATATCTATAAGAGACTTTTCTATTTAGTGTAGGGTGTTTAATAGTTGTTTCTAGTTTTTTCTGATATTCTGAAACAAATATTTGTTTTCCTTTATCATTAAGTAAAAATCCCATATCATTAACAAAATGCTTTTCAGTAATCATGTTAGTATTAACTAATTTAAAAATTACCCTATCCACAATAACAGGTTTAAACATATCAGCTAAGTCTAAAGATAAAGAAAATCTTCTTTCAGAAGGTTCATGCAGAAAGCTAACGGAGGGATGTAAATAAGTTTGATAAATTTCAGAAAGAGATGTTGAATAAAGTAAAGAATTACCAAAAGATATTAAAGCATTAATCTCATTTGTTGGAGGTCTTATCTCTCTTTTATCCATGGGAAATTTTCTTAAAATATTATTAAAGCTATTATAAAAATTTTTCCAAATCCAAGCTTCAGAACTCATTATTCTATTAATATCTCCAAAAATTTCTTCTTTTTCAATATTATTAATAAATTCATCAAGTTTTTTACCTTTTTTAGAATAATATTTTAATGTTTTTAAAATATTATGTTGTATTCCTTCAACAAATTGCTTTGCGATAAAATGTCTTTTTTCATTATCCAAATAATGTTCAGATTGTTTAACAACAACTAAACCAGAATTTAATTTAATTCTAGGATAAAGAGATCCCTCATAAAAACCATATTTATTAAAAAAATTTACAACAATCCCCTCTTTCATAAGTAATGAAGAAGCACCTGATTTAAGAGAAACTTTACCAAAACAGTTGATTTCATTAATTGCATGAATAGGAAGTGTTTTCTTAGATTCTTCATTTATAAATTGTAATGTATTAGCTTTTCTTGATAAAATACCATGAGAAGTAATATATAATGGTTTTTTCAAATTATCACCTCAAATTAAACCATGCATAATTCAAAGAAAGAACAACCCTTGCAATAAGGTTTCTTTATTGCTTTAGGAGGAATGTTTAAATTAACAATATGTTCAATGCCTTTAATAATATTATCCATTTCTTCAATAATTTCATCATTTAAAATTATTTCTTCCCTTTTTCTTTCTTTAGGATATACCAAAACCCCTTTTAATTTCTTTCCACAATTTCTCATGTTATAAAGATAAAAATATAATTGATATCTTGCACCAATAGTTAAACTACTAGATTTTTTTACTTCAAAAATAGTTAAATTATTCTTATTTCTCACATAGTCAAATACCATGTTATCAAATTGGATTTCTTTATTCTCTCTAGAATAACTTTTTTCATGTATAAATCGGCCAATATCAATGTCATTATTATTGTAATTCATATTGATTTGATTTGCAAAAAACCAAAGTTCTCTTTTACATGTAACATAATATTGAATCATTACACCAGTAATATTAATAATTACATCCCCTTTGAAAAATTAAAAAGATTAAATTATAAAAGCATCTTCATTATCAGAATATATGAATCCAGTTTCTAAATCATATTTTCTATATAAATCATCATTAGAAACAAAACCTAACCACTGCTCTTGAGGGACAATAGTGCCTAGTTTAGATGTGTTTACTGAAACAATATTCTCATAAAAATCCGCTTTAAAACTTAGAAAATCATTAGTTCTTTCAAAAGAATTCAAAATTAAGCGATTTTCTTCAAATCTATTCCACAACTCAGAAGCATCTTCATCAATTTCAATAAAAACATCTGTTTTTTCAATATCATTGTCAATTAACTTAAATTTATATTGAATCTCTTTAAAATCTAATCTTTCTAAAATTTCAATTAATTCTTCAGAATTAGCTGAAGATCTGTATTTAAGTAAATTTTTATAATATTCATCAGAAGCAAAAAGATTAAACTCTCTTTCAGAAATAAGATTTAAATCTTTTATAACATCACGAGTAGATTTTATTAAGATGGAGTCATAAACAAAACTTGAAAATCTCTTGCCTTTATCATTAATTAATGAAATAATATTGACAATTCCCCTTTCACCATTACCATTACGATTACATCTTCCTGCTGTTTGAATAATAGCATCTAGTGGTGCCAAATCTCTAAAAATAATGTCTACACTTATATCTACGCCAGCCTCAACTAACTGAGTAGTGATAATAATATTTCTTTTATTGGATTCTTTAATTTTATTAATTTTATTTAAACGATGTTTAGAAATAATATTAGTAGACATATAAGTTAACTGGATATCATCATCAATACAACAAATCCCATTTTCATCAATACCCATATCATAGGAACTCTCTTCAAAATAGGATTTAATATAATTATATAATTCTTTAGAAGAATTTACAGTATTTAGAACTACCATCATACTTTTAGAATTATTTTGGATTTCTGCTATAATTACTTTTTTAAAATCTTCAAAGTTTAAATCATTTAAATTAAAAGAATAATCATACCTATCAAAAGTATCATAATAACAGTTCTTATTTTGAACTAATGGAATTATTTCATCTTTTGAAAAGATTAATGGTTGAGTAGCTGTCATTAATATAACCCAAGAATTAAATTCATAAGCTAACTTACTAAGCATAACATTAATTATCTTCCAATATGGGTAAGGAACAGATTGTATTTCATCTAGAATTATAATAGAATTAATCATATTATGAAATTTTCTAAGAGATCTATTTTTATTACTTATCAAACTATAAAAGAATTGAATAAAAGTAGTGACAATGATTTCAGAATTCCAACCCTCTATAAGAATTCTAGATTTATCCATTGGTAAGTCATATTTAGAGTCTACTTTATAAGACATATCAGAAAAATAATTATGTTTTAAAAGTATATTAGTTCCTCTTAAATCAGAATATTCTAATATTTCTGAAAAAACCTTTTCATTTTGATCTATAATGCTTAAAAAAGGTAGTGAATAAATAATTCTAGGATTAAAATTATATTCTTCATTAATTTTTTCTCTAAGTTTTAAAACAGATGAAAAAGCAGTTAAAGTTTTACCAGCCCCTGTAGGTAAGTCAATGGAAAAAATCCTATTATTTAAATCTTCATCAAGCATATTATTAGTAACTTCTAGATAAGCATCCTCACGAATTTTATTTATTCCTTCATAACTAGATGAAAAATTTTCACTTTTAAAAATATCTACAATATCATTAGGAATTATTTCTCTAGTTATATTATTTGTTTCAGATGCATCCATTTTATCAGAATCTAATAGAACCGAATAAAATAAGATAATATAAAAATAGTTTCCAATATTTTCATCAAAACTTATATCCTCAAGAGCATCTTCAATTTCATCTAATAAATCAGAATAATTTTCTAAAAAATCTTCTAATAAAATATCATAATCATTGTAAAAATGTTTTAACGATTTTTTAGGATTGTTTAAATTATTTTTAATATCAATTATTTGATTTAAAGCAATTCTATTATAATTATCCAATTTATTAATAATCCCATTTAACCCCTCAACACTTAATAGATTACCATGATGCCTTAAAATCAAAATAAAAGCAATAGTTGGAAAATCGTATTGATAATCCAAATTATTAATAG harbors:
- the cas2 gene encoding CRISPR-associated endonuclease Cas2, giving the protein MYLLIVYDVSVERVSKVHKFLKTYLHWQQNSVFEGEVTSSQYYKMMDKLYNLIDLEADSIMIYEFPEKYLDKTILGIEKNPINFIL
- the cas1b gene encoding type I-B CRISPR-associated endonuclease Cas1b, with the protein product MKKPLYITSHGILSRKANTLQFINEESKKTLPIHAINEINCFGKVSLKSGASSLLMKEGIVVNFFNKYGFYEGSLYPRIKLNSGLVVVKQSEHYLDNEKRHFIAKQFVEGIQHNILKTLKYYSKKGKKLDEFINNIEKEEIFGDINRIMSSEAWIWKNFYNSFNNILRKFPMDKREIRPPTNEINALISFGNSLLYSTSLSEIYQTYLHPSVSFLHEPSERRFSLSLDLADMFKPVIVDRVIFKLVNTNMITEKHFVNDMGFLLNDKGKQIFVSEYQKKLETTIKHPTLNRKVSYRYLIRLEGYKLIKHILGDKEYESFRMWW
- the cas4 gene encoding CRISPR-associated protein Cas4, yielding MIQYYVTCKRELWFFANQINMNYNNNDIDIGRFIHEKSYSRENKEIQFDNMVFDYVRNKNNLTIFEVKKSSSLTIGARYQLYFYLYNMRNCGKKLKGVLVYPKERKREEIILNDEIIEEMDNIIKGIEHIVNLNIPPKAIKKPYCKGCSFFELCMV
- a CDS encoding CRISPR-associated helicase/endonuclease Cas3; the protein is MSYCSSLYSHHNKILEKHLLKVANNSKNIFNELCIKNKNLYTNLSFFIGISHDFAKSTTYFQEKLFKGIRTENANHGFLSAVFGYYVVKNYLTINNLDYQYDFPTIAFILILRHHGNLLSVEGLNGIINKLDNYNRIALNQIIDIKNNLNNPKKSLKHFYNDYDILLEDFLENYSDLLDEIEDALEDISFDENIGNYFYIILFYSVLLDSDKMDASETNNITREIIPNDIVDIFKSENFSSSYEGINKIREDAYLEVTNNMLDEDLNNRIFSIDLPTGAGKTLTAFSSVLKLREKINEEYNFNPRIIYSLPFLSIIDQNEKVFSEILEYSDLRGTNILLKHNYFSDMSYKVDSKYDLPMDKSRILIEGWNSEIIVTTFIQFFYSLISNKNRSLRKFHNMINSIIILDEIQSVPYPYWKIINVMLSKLAYEFNSWVILMTATQPLIFSKDEIIPLVQNKNCYYDTFDRYDYSFNLNDLNFEDFKKVIIAEIQNNSKSMMVVLNTVNSSKELYNYIKSYFEESSYDMGIDENGICCIDDDIQLTYMSTNIISKHRLNKINKIKESNKRNIIITTQLVEAGVDISVDIIFRDLAPLDAIIQTAGRCNRNGNGERGIVNIISLINDKGKRFSSFVYDSILIKSTRDVIKDLNLISEREFNLFASDEYYKNLLKYRSSANSEELIEILERLDFKEIQYKFKLIDNDIEKTDVFIEIDEDASELWNRFEENRLILNSFERTNDFLSFKADFYENIVSVNTSKLGTIVPQEQWLGFVSNDDLYRKYDLETGFIYSDNEDAFII